Proteins encoded together in one Impatiens glandulifera chromosome 1, dImpGla2.1, whole genome shotgun sequence window:
- the LOC124922394 gene encoding geraniol 8-hydroxylase-like, translated as MELLKGFLCFLLPLALLQLLLALVRRGRSSTQRLPPGPISLPIIGNFFQLGNKPHRSLTRLAQTYGPIMSIKLGQLTTIVISSPTMAQEVLQKQDISFSNRFIPDAVRAHDAHKLSIIFQPVNDRWRSLRRLSYTHIFSGRVLDATQHVRRKKVEELMTYVRKCCHQGKTVNVGRAAFLSSLNVLSNTLFSVDLADSERDEARDFKELVWNITLEAGKPNMVDYFPALRSIDPQRIRGRMSLYFLKVTSLFGKMIDKKMEMKTFLRDISESDVMDMLLKISQENTNEVDRDQLVQMCMDVFVAGTDTTSSTLEWAMTELLRHKTVMENAKNELKQVVGDGKQVEESDIDKLPYLQAVIKETMRMHPSVPFLIPRQVYAEVNLCGYKIPKDAQVLVNVWAIGRDPDIWESPMQFKPERFIDSKIDVRGQDFELIPFGAGRRICPGLSMAMRILSTMLGSLINSFGWKNEGDIKQENLDVEVEEKFGITLQRANPLLAVPTPI; from the exons ATGGAACTTTTGAAAGGGTTTTTATGTTTCCTTCTTCCTTTGGCATTGCTTCAACTCCTCCTCGCACTCGTCCGGCGAGGTCGATCGTCGACCCAACGTCTCCCACCGGGTCCCATCTCGTTGCCAATCATCGGGAACTTCTTTCAGCTAGGAAACAAGCCCCACCGATCACTAACACGATTAGCCCAAACATATGGTCCAATTATGTCCATAAAGTTAGGTCAATTGACTACCATAGTAATTTCATCACCCACAATGGCACAAGAAGTCCTACAAAAACAGGACATTTCCTTTTCCAATAGGTTCATTCCGGACGCTGTTCGTGCACACGATGCACACAAGCTCTCTATTATTTTTCAACCCGTAAACGACCGTTGGCGGAGCTTGAGGAGGCTCTCTTACACCCATATATTCTCAGGCCGAGTACTTGATGCCACACAACACGTCCGACGTAAAAAGGTGGAGGAGCTCATGACCTACGTCCGAAAATGTTGTCACCAAGGCAAGACGGTGAACGTTGGTCGGGCAGCCTTCCTTTCATCGTTGAATGTGTTGTCCAACACTCTTTTCTCGGTTGATTTGGCCGACTCCGAACGGGACGAGGCTCGTGACTTTAAGGAGTTGGTTTGGAACATTACATTGGAGGCCGGAAAACCCAACATGGTTGACTATTTTCCGGCACTACGCTCTATCGATCCGCAGAGGATACGTGGACGTATGTCATTATATTTCTTGAAGGTGACGAGTTTATTCGGTAAAATGATTGACAAGAAGATGGAGATGAAAACCTTCTTGAGGGATATTTCTGAAAGCGACGTGATGGATATGCTCCTCAAGATTTCTCAAGAGAATACCAACGAAGTCGATAGAGATCAGTTAGTGCAAATGTGTATG GATGTTTTTGTCGCTGGGACAGATACTACCTCAAGTACACTTGAGTGGGCAATGACAGAATTATTGCGACACAAAACGGTCATGGAAAATGCGAAAAACGAGCTTAAGCAAGTTGTTGGTGATGGTAAGCAAGTAGAAGAGTCCGATATTGACAAATTACCCTATTTGCAAGCGGTTATAAAAGAAACTATGAGAATGCACCCGTCAGTCCCATTTCTTATCCCTCGCCAAGTTTATGCAGAAGTTAATTTATGTGGTTACAAAATCCCAAAGGATGCACAAGTGTTGGTTAACGTTTGGGCAATAGGTCGAGACCCCGATATCTGGGAGAGCCCCATGCAATTTAAACCCGAGAGGTTTATTGATTCCAAAATTGATGTCCGTGGTCAGGACTTTGAATTGATTCCTTTTGGAGCTGGACGGAGAATTTGCCCTGGTTTATCCATGGCGATGAGAATCCTTTCGACAATGTTAGGTTCGTTGATTAATTCATTTGGTTGGAAGAATGAGGGTGATATTAAACAGGAGAACTTGGACGTGGAAGTGGAAGAGAAATTTGGAATCACTTTGCAGAGGGCTAACCCACTCCTAGCAGTTCCAACTCCTATATag